One segment of Clavelina lepadiformis chromosome 2, kaClaLepa1.1, whole genome shotgun sequence DNA contains the following:
- the LOC143446431 gene encoding DNA mismatch repair protein Mlh3-like isoform X5, whose amino-acid sequence MDNLNTDESKAKSFSQSYKEGDNVQFQTNGTTFDSAVDFVCMMGRKAERNSFAETKVDKSTTGHTGEFSNNAPDSSRVMGQDSNLKSAKEKKMGARNNDNYKLGPDWIEQADAKFGKIYINVKTGCVRRDKPCLKRQNNTQLTQGNSTKGKKEKTSIGFQFIDSVSRNKEFSKKMVFVPPVCPKLNARCMCNKKFMKNEIELKLPKEMFQSLQVIGQVDNKFIACHAKSSSPSQRLLLLFDQHAVHERIRLESYLKNELSDCDGSKKVSSVALKRTLTLKLDDIETRHLTENIQVFANSGIDFTIHSHHGKRTELTITRIPKFLMNDYQSGHPNLETVVHELVQERIQTLARGPVGVTMSPILFNILCSKACHGAIKFGDPLTKEQCSKLLQDLGGCKLPFQCAHGRPSIYPMLELPEEIPAEQINVKKLFLAVTQAEANFLQN is encoded by the exons ATGGATAATCTTAATACTGATGAATCCAAAGCAAAAAGCTTCTCACAATCCTATAAAGAAGGAGACAAT GTGCAGTTTCAAACCAATGGGACAACCTTTGACTCTGCTGTTGACTTTGTATGTATGATGGGAAGAAAAGCTGAAAGAAACTCCTTCGCTGAAACAAAGGTAGACAAAAGCACAACTGGTCACACTGGAGAATTTTCTAACAATGCTCCAGATTCTTCTCGTGTAATGGGTCAGGACTCCAATTTAAAGTCTGCCAAAGAAAAGAAGATGGGAGCAAGAAATAATGATAATTACAAACTGGGACCAG aTTGGATTGAACAGGCTGATGCAAAGTTTggtaaaatttacataaatgtGAAAACTGGATGTGTCAGAAGAGATAAGCCATGCCTGAAAcgacaaaataacacacagTTGACTCAAG GAAACTCTACGAAgggcaaaaaagaaaaaacgtcTATTGGATTTCAGTTCATTGACAGTGTGTCAAG AAATAAGGAATTTTCCAAGAAAATGGTGTTTGTTCCTCCAGTTTGTCCtaag CTCAATGCCAGATGCATgtgcaacaaaaaattcatgaaaaatgaaatagaGTTAAAGTTGCCCAAGGAAATGTTTCAGAGTCTACAA GTTATAGGGCAGGTTGACAACAAGTTTATTGCATGCCACGCCAAATCTTCTTCCCCCAGTCAAAGGTTACTTCTTCTTTTTGATCAGCATGCAGTGCATGAGAGAATAAGACTTGAATCCTACCTCAAGA ATGAATTAAGTGACTGTGATGGAAGTAAGAAAGTTTCATCTGTTGCACTAAAAAGAACTCTTACTCTCAAATTGGATGATATTGAAACAAGACACCTCACTGAAAACATACAAGTCTTTGCTAACTCGGGAATCGATTTCACTATTCACAGCCACCATGGCAAAAGAACGGAAT tAACAATTACAAGAATACCAAAGTTTCTCATGAACGATTATCAAAGTGGGCACCCGAATCTGGAAACTGTGGTTCATGAGCTGGTCCAAGAACGAATTCAG acATTGGCAAGAGGTCCAGTTGGTGTTACCATGTCTCCAATATTATTCAACATTTTATGCTCAAAGGCTTGTCATGGGGCAATAAAATTTGGTGATCCACTTACGAAAGAACAATGCTCCAAGCTTTTACAAGATCTAGGCGGCTGTAAACTTCCCTTCCAGTGTGCTCATGGAAGACCATCCATTTATCCTATGCTAGAACTTCCAGAAGAAATACCTGCAGAACAAATTAATGTTAAGAAATTATTCCTCGCTGTTACACAGGCAGAAgctaattttttacaaaattaa
- the LOC143446431 gene encoding DNA mismatch repair protein MutL-like isoform X4: MPRNAFAGVRYSTNKENVPHDSKKPLYFGRKGEALSSMANLSSHLQITTCTNGQVYTKTVNKFNKTGDTICLDNNSKNRGHGSSVTVQDLFSTMPVRRASIVPNTELEKIQFILNQIALVHPHILFNLIEVRSNFKRRIVRDIDILSRFTQLFGSTFHFEKTAKTTNGMEINVYISKTLHHSKSLQFVYINKKLIFNTKIHQLMKDMQKKKRSQEDHNSHLVYMILIQCDPADYVKDQETGIEFCDWHPILFAVQSIMDNLNTDESKAKSFSQSYKEGDNVQFQTNGTTFDSAVDFVCMMGRKAERNSFAETKVDKSTTGHTGEFSNNAPDSSRVMGQDSNLKSAKEKKMGARNNDNYKLGPGNSTKGKKEKTSIGFQFIDSVSRNKEFSKKMVFVPPVCPKLNARCMCNKKFMKNEIELKLPKEMFQSLQVIGQVDNKFIACHAKSSSPSQRLLLLFDQHAVHERIRLESYLKNELSDCDGSKKVSSVALKRTLTLKLDDIETRHLTENIQVFANSGIDFTIHSHHGKRTELTITRIPKFLMNDYQSGHPNLETVVHELVQERIQTLARGPVGVTMSPILFNILCSKACHGAIKFGDPLTKEQCSKLLQDLGGCKLPFQCAHGRPSIYPMLELPEEIPAEQINVKKLFLAVTQAEANFLQN, from the exons ATGCCGAGAAACGCTTTTGCAGGAGTCAGATattcaacaaacaaagaaaatgttcCACATGATAGTAAAAAGCCCTTGTATTTTGGGAGAAAGGGTGAAGCATTGTCAAGCATGGCTAACTTGTCATCACATCTTCAAATTACTACATGTACTAACGGCCAGGTGTACACAAAGActgtaaacaaatttaacaaaactgGGGATACTATATGCTTGGATAACAATTCAAAGAACAGGGGACATGGCTCATCAGTGACAGTACAGGATCTTTTTTCAACAATGCCAGTTAGAAGAGCATCGATTGTTCCAAATACTGAACTGGAGAAAATTCAATTCATTCTCAACCAAATTGCTTTAGTCCATCCTCAcatattatttaatttaattgaagtgaGAAGTAACTTCAAGAGGCGCATAGTGCGTGACATAGATATACTCTCAAG GTTTACTCAACTATTTGGTTCAACCTTCCACTTTGAAAAGACTGCAAAAACTACAAACGGGATGGAAATTAATGTTTATATCAGCAAAACTTTACATCATAGCAAATCTTTGCAGTTTGTTtatatcaacaaaaaattaatttttaat ACTAAAATTCATCAATTGATGAAAGATATGCAAAAGAAGAAACGATCACAAGAAGACCATAATTCGCATCTGGTCTACATGATTTTGATTCA gTGTGATCCTGCAGACTACGTAAAGGATCAGGAAACAGGTATCGAATTTTGTGATTGGCACCCTATACTCTTTGCTGTGCAATCTATTATGGATAATCTTAATACTGATGAATCCAAAGCAAAAAGCTTCTCACAATCCTATAAAGAAGGAGACAAT GTGCAGTTTCAAACCAATGGGACAACCTTTGACTCTGCTGTTGACTTTGTATGTATGATGGGAAGAAAAGCTGAAAGAAACTCCTTCGCTGAAACAAAGGTAGACAAAAGCACAACTGGTCACACTGGAGAATTTTCTAACAATGCTCCAGATTCTTCTCGTGTAATGGGTCAGGACTCCAATTTAAAGTCTGCCAAAGAAAAGAAGATGGGAGCAAGAAATAATGATAATTACAAACTGGGACCAG GAAACTCTACGAAgggcaaaaaagaaaaaacgtcTATTGGATTTCAGTTCATTGACAGTGTGTCAAG AAATAAGGAATTTTCCAAGAAAATGGTGTTTGTTCCTCCAGTTTGTCCtaag CTCAATGCCAGATGCATgtgcaacaaaaaattcatgaaaaatgaaatagaGTTAAAGTTGCCCAAGGAAATGTTTCAGAGTCTACAA GTTATAGGGCAGGTTGACAACAAGTTTATTGCATGCCACGCCAAATCTTCTTCCCCCAGTCAAAGGTTACTTCTTCTTTTTGATCAGCATGCAGTGCATGAGAGAATAAGACTTGAATCCTACCTCAAGA ATGAATTAAGTGACTGTGATGGAAGTAAGAAAGTTTCATCTGTTGCACTAAAAAGAACTCTTACTCTCAAATTGGATGATATTGAAACAAGACACCTCACTGAAAACATACAAGTCTTTGCTAACTCGGGAATCGATTTCACTATTCACAGCCACCATGGCAAAAGAACGGAAT tAACAATTACAAGAATACCAAAGTTTCTCATGAACGATTATCAAAGTGGGCACCCGAATCTGGAAACTGTGGTTCATGAGCTGGTCCAAGAACGAATTCAG acATTGGCAAGAGGTCCAGTTGGTGTTACCATGTCTCCAATATTATTCAACATTTTATGCTCAAAGGCTTGTCATGGGGCAATAAAATTTGGTGATCCACTTACGAAAGAACAATGCTCCAAGCTTTTACAAGATCTAGGCGGCTGTAAACTTCCCTTCCAGTGTGCTCATGGAAGACCATCCATTTATCCTATGCTAGAACTTCCAGAAGAAATACCTGCAGAACAAATTAATGTTAAGAAATTATTCCTCGCTGTTACACAGGCAGAAgctaattttttacaaaattaa
- the LOC143446431 gene encoding DNA mismatch repair protein MutL-like isoform X1 encodes MPRNAFAGVRYSTNKENVPHDSKKPLYFGRKGEALSSMANLSSHLQITTCTNGQVYTKTVNKFNKTGDTICLDNNSKNRGHGSSVTVQDLFSTMPVRRASIVPNTELEKIQFILNQIALVHPHILFNLIEVRSNFKRRIVRDIDILSRFTQLFGSTFHFEKTAKTTNGMEINVYISKTLHHSKSLQFVYINKKLIFNTKIHQLMKDMQKKKRSQEDHNSHLVYMILIQCDPADYVKDQETGIEFCDWHPILFAVQSIMDNLNTDESKAKSFSQSYKEGDNVQFQTNGTTFDSAVDFVCMMGRKAERNSFAETKVDKSTTGHTGEFSNNAPDSSRVMGQDSNLKSAKEKKMGARNNDNYKLGPDWIEQADAKFGKIYINVKTGCVRRDKPCLKRQNNTQLTQGNSTKGKKEKTSIGFQFIDSVSRNKEFSKKMVFVPPVCPKLNARCMCNKKFMKNEIELKLPKEMFQSLQVIGQVDNKFIACHAKSSSPSQRLLLLFDQHAVHERIRLESYLKNELSDCDGSKKVSSVALKRTLTLKLDDIETRHLTENIQVFANSGIDFTIHSHHGKRTELTITRIPKFLMNDYQSGHPNLETVVHELVQERIQTLARGPVGVTMSPILFNILCSKACHGAIKFGDPLTKEQCSKLLQDLGGCKLPFQCAHGRPSIYPMLELPEEIPAEQINVKKLFLAVTQAEANFLQN; translated from the exons ATGCCGAGAAACGCTTTTGCAGGAGTCAGATattcaacaaacaaagaaaatgttcCACATGATAGTAAAAAGCCCTTGTATTTTGGGAGAAAGGGTGAAGCATTGTCAAGCATGGCTAACTTGTCATCACATCTTCAAATTACTACATGTACTAACGGCCAGGTGTACACAAAGActgtaaacaaatttaacaaaactgGGGATACTATATGCTTGGATAACAATTCAAAGAACAGGGGACATGGCTCATCAGTGACAGTACAGGATCTTTTTTCAACAATGCCAGTTAGAAGAGCATCGATTGTTCCAAATACTGAACTGGAGAAAATTCAATTCATTCTCAACCAAATTGCTTTAGTCCATCCTCAcatattatttaatttaattgaagtgaGAAGTAACTTCAAGAGGCGCATAGTGCGTGACATAGATATACTCTCAAG GTTTACTCAACTATTTGGTTCAACCTTCCACTTTGAAAAGACTGCAAAAACTACAAACGGGATGGAAATTAATGTTTATATCAGCAAAACTTTACATCATAGCAAATCTTTGCAGTTTGTTtatatcaacaaaaaattaatttttaat ACTAAAATTCATCAATTGATGAAAGATATGCAAAAGAAGAAACGATCACAAGAAGACCATAATTCGCATCTGGTCTACATGATTTTGATTCA gTGTGATCCTGCAGACTACGTAAAGGATCAGGAAACAGGTATCGAATTTTGTGATTGGCACCCTATACTCTTTGCTGTGCAATCTATTATGGATAATCTTAATACTGATGAATCCAAAGCAAAAAGCTTCTCACAATCCTATAAAGAAGGAGACAAT GTGCAGTTTCAAACCAATGGGACAACCTTTGACTCTGCTGTTGACTTTGTATGTATGATGGGAAGAAAAGCTGAAAGAAACTCCTTCGCTGAAACAAAGGTAGACAAAAGCACAACTGGTCACACTGGAGAATTTTCTAACAATGCTCCAGATTCTTCTCGTGTAATGGGTCAGGACTCCAATTTAAAGTCTGCCAAAGAAAAGAAGATGGGAGCAAGAAATAATGATAATTACAAACTGGGACCAG aTTGGATTGAACAGGCTGATGCAAAGTTTggtaaaatttacataaatgtGAAAACTGGATGTGTCAGAAGAGATAAGCCATGCCTGAAAcgacaaaataacacacagTTGACTCAAG GAAACTCTACGAAgggcaaaaaagaaaaaacgtcTATTGGATTTCAGTTCATTGACAGTGTGTCAAG AAATAAGGAATTTTCCAAGAAAATGGTGTTTGTTCCTCCAGTTTGTCCtaag CTCAATGCCAGATGCATgtgcaacaaaaaattcatgaaaaatgaaatagaGTTAAAGTTGCCCAAGGAAATGTTTCAGAGTCTACAA GTTATAGGGCAGGTTGACAACAAGTTTATTGCATGCCACGCCAAATCTTCTTCCCCCAGTCAAAGGTTACTTCTTCTTTTTGATCAGCATGCAGTGCATGAGAGAATAAGACTTGAATCCTACCTCAAGA ATGAATTAAGTGACTGTGATGGAAGTAAGAAAGTTTCATCTGTTGCACTAAAAAGAACTCTTACTCTCAAATTGGATGATATTGAAACAAGACACCTCACTGAAAACATACAAGTCTTTGCTAACTCGGGAATCGATTTCACTATTCACAGCCACCATGGCAAAAGAACGGAAT tAACAATTACAAGAATACCAAAGTTTCTCATGAACGATTATCAAAGTGGGCACCCGAATCTGGAAACTGTGGTTCATGAGCTGGTCCAAGAACGAATTCAG acATTGGCAAGAGGTCCAGTTGGTGTTACCATGTCTCCAATATTATTCAACATTTTATGCTCAAAGGCTTGTCATGGGGCAATAAAATTTGGTGATCCACTTACGAAAGAACAATGCTCCAAGCTTTTACAAGATCTAGGCGGCTGTAAACTTCCCTTCCAGTGTGCTCATGGAAGACCATCCATTTATCCTATGCTAGAACTTCCAGAAGAAATACCTGCAGAACAAATTAATGTTAAGAAATTATTCCTCGCTGTTACACAGGCAGAAgctaattttttacaaaattaa
- the LOC143446431 gene encoding DNA mismatch repair protein MutL-like isoform X2, with protein MPRNAFAGVRYSTNKENVPHDSKKPLYFGRKGEALSSMANLSSHLQITTCTNGQVYTKTVNKFNKTGDTICLDNNSKNRGHGSSVTVQDLFSTMPVRRASIVPNTELEKIQFILNQIALVHPHILFNLIEVRSNFKRRIVRDIDILSRFTQLFGSTFHFEKTAKTTNGMEINVYISKTLHHSKSLQFVYINKKLIFNTKIHQLMKDMQKKKRSQEDHNSHLVYMILIQCDPADYVKDQETGIEFCDWHPILFAVQSIMDNLNTDESKAKSFSQSYKEGDNFQTNGTTFDSAVDFVCMMGRKAERNSFAETKVDKSTTGHTGEFSNNAPDSSRVMGQDSNLKSAKEKKMGARNNDNYKLGPDWIEQADAKFGKIYINVKTGCVRRDKPCLKRQNNTQLTQGNSTKGKKEKTSIGFQFIDSVSRNKEFSKKMVFVPPVCPKLNARCMCNKKFMKNEIELKLPKEMFQSLQVIGQVDNKFIACHAKSSSPSQRLLLLFDQHAVHERIRLESYLKNELSDCDGSKKVSSVALKRTLTLKLDDIETRHLTENIQVFANSGIDFTIHSHHGKRTELTITRIPKFLMNDYQSGHPNLETVVHELVQERIQTLARGPVGVTMSPILFNILCSKACHGAIKFGDPLTKEQCSKLLQDLGGCKLPFQCAHGRPSIYPMLELPEEIPAEQINVKKLFLAVTQAEANFLQN; from the exons ATGCCGAGAAACGCTTTTGCAGGAGTCAGATattcaacaaacaaagaaaatgttcCACATGATAGTAAAAAGCCCTTGTATTTTGGGAGAAAGGGTGAAGCATTGTCAAGCATGGCTAACTTGTCATCACATCTTCAAATTACTACATGTACTAACGGCCAGGTGTACACAAAGActgtaaacaaatttaacaaaactgGGGATACTATATGCTTGGATAACAATTCAAAGAACAGGGGACATGGCTCATCAGTGACAGTACAGGATCTTTTTTCAACAATGCCAGTTAGAAGAGCATCGATTGTTCCAAATACTGAACTGGAGAAAATTCAATTCATTCTCAACCAAATTGCTTTAGTCCATCCTCAcatattatttaatttaattgaagtgaGAAGTAACTTCAAGAGGCGCATAGTGCGTGACATAGATATACTCTCAAG GTTTACTCAACTATTTGGTTCAACCTTCCACTTTGAAAAGACTGCAAAAACTACAAACGGGATGGAAATTAATGTTTATATCAGCAAAACTTTACATCATAGCAAATCTTTGCAGTTTGTTtatatcaacaaaaaattaatttttaat ACTAAAATTCATCAATTGATGAAAGATATGCAAAAGAAGAAACGATCACAAGAAGACCATAATTCGCATCTGGTCTACATGATTTTGATTCA gTGTGATCCTGCAGACTACGTAAAGGATCAGGAAACAGGTATCGAATTTTGTGATTGGCACCCTATACTCTTTGCTGTGCAATCTATTATGGATAATCTTAATACTGATGAATCCAAAGCAAAAAGCTTCTCACAATCCTATAAAGAAGGAGACAAT TTTCAAACCAATGGGACAACCTTTGACTCTGCTGTTGACTTTGTATGTATGATGGGAAGAAAAGCTGAAAGAAACTCCTTCGCTGAAACAAAGGTAGACAAAAGCACAACTGGTCACACTGGAGAATTTTCTAACAATGCTCCAGATTCTTCTCGTGTAATGGGTCAGGACTCCAATTTAAAGTCTGCCAAAGAAAAGAAGATGGGAGCAAGAAATAATGATAATTACAAACTGGGACCAG aTTGGATTGAACAGGCTGATGCAAAGTTTggtaaaatttacataaatgtGAAAACTGGATGTGTCAGAAGAGATAAGCCATGCCTGAAAcgacaaaataacacacagTTGACTCAAG GAAACTCTACGAAgggcaaaaaagaaaaaacgtcTATTGGATTTCAGTTCATTGACAGTGTGTCAAG AAATAAGGAATTTTCCAAGAAAATGGTGTTTGTTCCTCCAGTTTGTCCtaag CTCAATGCCAGATGCATgtgcaacaaaaaattcatgaaaaatgaaatagaGTTAAAGTTGCCCAAGGAAATGTTTCAGAGTCTACAA GTTATAGGGCAGGTTGACAACAAGTTTATTGCATGCCACGCCAAATCTTCTTCCCCCAGTCAAAGGTTACTTCTTCTTTTTGATCAGCATGCAGTGCATGAGAGAATAAGACTTGAATCCTACCTCAAGA ATGAATTAAGTGACTGTGATGGAAGTAAGAAAGTTTCATCTGTTGCACTAAAAAGAACTCTTACTCTCAAATTGGATGATATTGAAACAAGACACCTCACTGAAAACATACAAGTCTTTGCTAACTCGGGAATCGATTTCACTATTCACAGCCACCATGGCAAAAGAACGGAAT tAACAATTACAAGAATACCAAAGTTTCTCATGAACGATTATCAAAGTGGGCACCCGAATCTGGAAACTGTGGTTCATGAGCTGGTCCAAGAACGAATTCAG acATTGGCAAGAGGTCCAGTTGGTGTTACCATGTCTCCAATATTATTCAACATTTTATGCTCAAAGGCTTGTCATGGGGCAATAAAATTTGGTGATCCACTTACGAAAGAACAATGCTCCAAGCTTTTACAAGATCTAGGCGGCTGTAAACTTCCCTTCCAGTGTGCTCATGGAAGACCATCCATTTATCCTATGCTAGAACTTCCAGAAGAAATACCTGCAGAACAAATTAATGTTAAGAAATTATTCCTCGCTGTTACACAGGCAGAAgctaattttttacaaaattaa
- the LOC143446431 gene encoding uncharacterized protein LOC143446431 isoform X3, translating to MPRNAFAGVRYSTNKENVPHDSKKPLYFGRKGEALSSMANLSSHLQITTCTNGQVYTKTVNKFNKTGDTICLDNNSKNRGHGSSVTVQDLFSTMPVRRASIVPNTELEKIQFILNQIALVHPHILFNLIEVRSNFKRRIVRDIDILSRFTQLFGSTFHFEKTAKTTNGMEINTKIHQLMKDMQKKKRSQEDHNSHLVYMILIQCDPADYVKDQETGIEFCDWHPILFAVQSIMDNLNTDESKAKSFSQSYKEGDNVQFQTNGTTFDSAVDFVCMMGRKAERNSFAETKVDKSTTGHTGEFSNNAPDSSRVMGQDSNLKSAKEKKMGARNNDNYKLGPDWIEQADAKFGKIYINVKTGCVRRDKPCLKRQNNTQLTQGNSTKGKKEKTSIGFQFIDSVSRNKEFSKKMVFVPPVCPKLNARCMCNKKFMKNEIELKLPKEMFQSLQVIGQVDNKFIACHAKSSSPSQRLLLLFDQHAVHERIRLESYLKNELSDCDGSKKVSSVALKRTLTLKLDDIETRHLTENIQVFANSGIDFTIHSHHGKRTELTITRIPKFLMNDYQSGHPNLETVVHELVQERIQTLARGPVGVTMSPILFNILCSKACHGAIKFGDPLTKEQCSKLLQDLGGCKLPFQCAHGRPSIYPMLELPEEIPAEQINVKKLFLAVTQAEANFLQN from the exons ATGCCGAGAAACGCTTTTGCAGGAGTCAGATattcaacaaacaaagaaaatgttcCACATGATAGTAAAAAGCCCTTGTATTTTGGGAGAAAGGGTGAAGCATTGTCAAGCATGGCTAACTTGTCATCACATCTTCAAATTACTACATGTACTAACGGCCAGGTGTACACAAAGActgtaaacaaatttaacaaaactgGGGATACTATATGCTTGGATAACAATTCAAAGAACAGGGGACATGGCTCATCAGTGACAGTACAGGATCTTTTTTCAACAATGCCAGTTAGAAGAGCATCGATTGTTCCAAATACTGAACTGGAGAAAATTCAATTCATTCTCAACCAAATTGCTTTAGTCCATCCTCAcatattatttaatttaattgaagtgaGAAGTAACTTCAAGAGGCGCATAGTGCGTGACATAGATATACTCTCAAG GTTTACTCAACTATTTGGTTCAACCTTCCACTTTGAAAAGACTGCAAAAACTACAAACGGGATGGAAATTAAT ACTAAAATTCATCAATTGATGAAAGATATGCAAAAGAAGAAACGATCACAAGAAGACCATAATTCGCATCTGGTCTACATGATTTTGATTCA gTGTGATCCTGCAGACTACGTAAAGGATCAGGAAACAGGTATCGAATTTTGTGATTGGCACCCTATACTCTTTGCTGTGCAATCTATTATGGATAATCTTAATACTGATGAATCCAAAGCAAAAAGCTTCTCACAATCCTATAAAGAAGGAGACAAT GTGCAGTTTCAAACCAATGGGACAACCTTTGACTCTGCTGTTGACTTTGTATGTATGATGGGAAGAAAAGCTGAAAGAAACTCCTTCGCTGAAACAAAGGTAGACAAAAGCACAACTGGTCACACTGGAGAATTTTCTAACAATGCTCCAGATTCTTCTCGTGTAATGGGTCAGGACTCCAATTTAAAGTCTGCCAAAGAAAAGAAGATGGGAGCAAGAAATAATGATAATTACAAACTGGGACCAG aTTGGATTGAACAGGCTGATGCAAAGTTTggtaaaatttacataaatgtGAAAACTGGATGTGTCAGAAGAGATAAGCCATGCCTGAAAcgacaaaataacacacagTTGACTCAAG GAAACTCTACGAAgggcaaaaaagaaaaaacgtcTATTGGATTTCAGTTCATTGACAGTGTGTCAAG AAATAAGGAATTTTCCAAGAAAATGGTGTTTGTTCCTCCAGTTTGTCCtaag CTCAATGCCAGATGCATgtgcaacaaaaaattcatgaaaaatgaaatagaGTTAAAGTTGCCCAAGGAAATGTTTCAGAGTCTACAA GTTATAGGGCAGGTTGACAACAAGTTTATTGCATGCCACGCCAAATCTTCTTCCCCCAGTCAAAGGTTACTTCTTCTTTTTGATCAGCATGCAGTGCATGAGAGAATAAGACTTGAATCCTACCTCAAGA ATGAATTAAGTGACTGTGATGGAAGTAAGAAAGTTTCATCTGTTGCACTAAAAAGAACTCTTACTCTCAAATTGGATGATATTGAAACAAGACACCTCACTGAAAACATACAAGTCTTTGCTAACTCGGGAATCGATTTCACTATTCACAGCCACCATGGCAAAAGAACGGAAT tAACAATTACAAGAATACCAAAGTTTCTCATGAACGATTATCAAAGTGGGCACCCGAATCTGGAAACTGTGGTTCATGAGCTGGTCCAAGAACGAATTCAG acATTGGCAAGAGGTCCAGTTGGTGTTACCATGTCTCCAATATTATTCAACATTTTATGCTCAAAGGCTTGTCATGGGGCAATAAAATTTGGTGATCCACTTACGAAAGAACAATGCTCCAAGCTTTTACAAGATCTAGGCGGCTGTAAACTTCCCTTCCAGTGTGCTCATGGAAGACCATCCATTTATCCTATGCTAGAACTTCCAGAAGAAATACCTGCAGAACAAATTAATGTTAAGAAATTATTCCTCGCTGTTACACAGGCAGAAgctaattttttacaaaattaa